One part of the Thiomicrospira cyclica ALM1 genome encodes these proteins:
- a CDS encoding SDR family oxidoreductase, giving the protein MTNSFYNRSNADKPILVIGQHGQLGQSLQKLVRDGSDLLTMSAGADFRFVGRDALDLSSNASILGYFADKDFGAIINCAAYTAVDKAESNAQLAEQINHLAVAQLGAIAQQQSIPLIHISTDYVFNGQACRPYLEANLTAPINVYGATKQRGEQAVIVSGCRGAIIRTSWLYSEFGHNFVKTLLRLGREQDSVNVVADQIGSPTYASDLARVILSLLQHPDNLTAHPDSFPGHSGSSPAHSDSSPRHSGEGRNLPNPKMLKHIPHDKGVSIYHYSNKGACSWYDFAKAILELSNSDCKINPIESKDYPTPATRPSYSLLDTTKIKQALPDLVIRHWRDALQTCLNELEPKP; this is encoded by the coding sequence GCACGGTCAGCTAGGCCAGTCGCTGCAAAAGCTGGTTAGAGATGGCTCAGATTTGCTGACAATGTCTGCTGGCGCTGATTTTAGGTTTGTGGGGCGAGATGCGCTAGATTTGTCGTCAAATGCCTCGATCCTAGGCTATTTTGCCGATAAAGACTTTGGAGCGATTATTAATTGCGCGGCTTATACCGCAGTAGACAAAGCAGAGTCTAATGCTCAATTAGCAGAACAAATTAATCACCTGGCTGTTGCCCAGCTGGGGGCAATTGCCCAACAGCAATCCATTCCGTTGATTCATATCTCAACCGATTATGTGTTTAATGGTCAGGCGTGTCGCCCTTATCTTGAAGCGAATTTAACAGCACCCATCAATGTTTATGGTGCGACAAAACAACGTGGTGAGCAGGCTGTGATTGTGTCCGGTTGCCGTGGGGCGATTATTCGCACCAGTTGGCTTTATTCAGAATTTGGACATAACTTTGTGAAGACTTTGTTGCGATTGGGGCGAGAGCAAGACAGCGTAAATGTTGTTGCCGATCAAATCGGCAGCCCAACTTATGCCAGCGATTTAGCGCGGGTGATACTTAGCTTGTTACAGCACCCCGACAATTTGACTGCTCACCCCGACAGCTTCCCTGGTCATTCCGGCAGTTCCCCTGCTCATTCCGACAGCTCCCCCCGTCATTCCGGCGAAGGCCGGAATCTCCCCAACCCCAAAATGCTGAAACACATCCCACATGACAAAGGCGTATCTATTTACCATTATTCCAATAAAGGTGCCTGTTCTTGGTATGATTTTGCCAAAGCGATATTGGAACTTTCCAATAGCGACTGTAAGATCAATCCTATTGAAAGCAAAGATTATCCAACACCAGCAACACGTCCCAGCTATAGTCTGCTGGATACCACTAAAATCAAACAAGCGTTACCAGACCTGGTGATTCGCCATTGGCGTGACGCACTGCAAACCTGTTTAAACGAATTGGAACCAAAGCCATGA